The window ACGCGGAACAACCCGGTGTATTACATCCAGTACGTGCATGCCCGGATCTGCAGCATTTTCCGCGAAGCGGAAGCCCAGGGGAAGACGCTCGCCGGACACCCGCCCCTTTCCATCCTCACATTCCCCGAGGAAGTGCGGCTGATGAAGGCGGTCGCCCGGTTTCCCGACGTCGTCTCGGAGTGCGCGAAAACGCTCGAGCCCCACCGGATCCCCTTTTACCTCATCGAGGTTTCGGATCTCTTCCACGCCTTCTACCATCAGCACCGGTTCCTCGGGGAATCTCCCGAGCGGACGCAGGCCCGCCTCGCGCTCGCCCTTGGGGTGAAGACGGTGGTTGCGTCCGGGCTTTCGATGATCGGCGTGTCGGCGCCGGAACGGATGTGAGATCGCTCCGCCACAAGCTCGGATTTCGACGAGGGGATCCCGATCGGCACTCCTTCGCCTTCTTCGTCGTGGGAAGCCTCGTCGTGATCGCGGTCGCCTTCTTTCTCGGCTTCCAACTGGGGAGATATGTCGAGAAGGGTGCGGGGAAGGGGACGGGTGGAAGAATCGGCGGCCAGGGGCCCGCGGGAGAGAACGGCGCCCGGGTCCCCACCACCGAGGAGATCCGGAAGGACATGTCGGCGTTCTCGGAGGAAGCGGTGAAGGTCCCGGCGGTGCCACCTCCCGTGGCCATGCCCCCGACCGCCGGGGACGACCTGAAGAAGACGGAGTCCGAAGCCACCTACCCGGAATCGCTCTCCCGGAAGGATCCCTCCCCGGAACCGATGGGGAAGAAAAAGGGGAGCCCCCCGCTTGCCGCCGCTTCCGTGGGGGCGAAATTCATGCTGCAGGCGGGGGCGATGAAAAACAGCGAAACCGCCGAGGCGTTGCGGAAGCGGCTCGACCGGGGCGGATACAAGGCGAAGGTGATCCACGCGACGACCCGGAAGACCGGTGCGGTGTACCGCGTGCGAGTGGGACCGTTCGGATCCCGCGAGGAGGCCTTGAAGGCGATGAAAGCGATACGATCGAAAATGAAGATCGAAGTTATCCTGCTGAAGGGATGAGGTGACGCCGTGATCGTCCCCGACAAGAAACAGTTTCTCCTGCAGGCTTCGGCCGGGACGATGGTCCCCGTTTACCGGGAGTTTCGAGCGGACCTCGAGACCCCGGTCTCCGCTTACCTGAAAATATCGGCCCGGTTTCCGACCGACCACTTCCTCCTGGAGAGCGTCGAGGGGGGGGAGAAGTGGGCCCGGTACTCCTTCATCGGGTTCGACCCGCATATCAGGTTTCGTGCCGACGCGCAGGGAATCACGGTTTGGCAGGGGGGGGGATCCCGGAGCGTTCCCGCCGCCGGGGATCCGCTCGACGCGCTCGCGGGGATCCTGAAGGAGATCCGATACCGTCCGGCGCCGGGGCTCCCGAGGCTGTCCGGGGGGGCGGTCGGGTACATCGGATACGACTACGTCCGGTATCTCGAAAAAGTCGGTGGGGACAAGCCGTTGACCGACGCGCCGGACGCAATGTTCCTCTTTCCGTCCCGGCTCGTGATCTTCGACAACGTCCGGCACACGGTCCTCATCGTCGCGCACGGATCGGTTCAACCGGGGGAGGACCCCGGCTTAGCCTACGAGCGTGCGCTCGAGGCCATCGAGGAGGTTCGGGGAATCCTCCGCGTGCCGGTGGGAGGATCCGAAGTACCCGAAGGGGACGACAACGAGGAGAAACCCGCTTTCGAGATGTCCCGCGAGTCGTTTCTCGACGCGGTGCGCAAGGCCAAGGAGCACATCCGGAACGGCGACATCATCCAGGCGGTTCTCTCCAACCGGGCGACCGTCCGCACGCGGCGGACTCCCGCCGAGGTGTACCGCGTCCTGCGCGCCCTCAATCCCTCCCCGTACATGTACCTCCTGAGAATCGGCGATCTGTCGGTCGTCGGTTCCTCGCCGGAGATCCTCGTTCGACTCGAGGGGGACGAGATCCAGCTCCGGCCGATCGCCGGCACCCGCCCGCGCGGCGCCACCCCCGCGGAAGACCGCCGGCTGGAGACGGAGCTGCTGTCCGATCCGAAGGAACTCGCGGAGCACGTGATGCTCGTGGACCTCGGCCGCAACGACGTGGGCCGGGTCGCGGCGTGGGGATCCGTCAAAGCCGACGAACTGATGGGGATCGAGCGGTACTCGCACGTCATGCACATCGTGTCGAACGTCGTCGGGAAGCTTCGCGAGGGGCTCACCGCGTTCGACGTGCTCCGGGCGGCCTTTCCCGCGGGGACGGTCTCGGGGGCCCCGAAGGTCCGGGCGATGCAGATCATCTCCGAGCTCGAGCCGTTCCGCCGCGGGATCTACGCCGGGGCGGTGGGGTATTTCGACCTGCAGGGGAGCATGGACTTCTGCATCGCCATCCGGACCATCGTGATGACGGGGGAAGAGGCGATGATCCAGGCCGGAGCGGGAATCGTCGCGGATTCGGACCCGGCACGGGAGTGGGACGAGATCCTGAACAAGGCGAAGATCCTGTTCCGCGCCGTCGGCGTATCCCCGGAAAAGCTGGAGGCGCCATGATCGCCGTAATCGACAATTACGATTCGTTCACCTGGAACCTCGTGCAATACATCAGCGAGCTCGGCGGCGAGGTGGAGGTGTTCCGGAACGACGCGATCACCGTGAAGGAACTTTTGCTACGGAACCCGGCGGGCTTGGTGATCTCGCCCGGGCCGGGCGGGCCGGACGAGGCCGGGATCTCCCTCGATGCGATCCGGGCGTTCGAGGACCGGATCCCAATTCTCGGGGTCTGCCTGGGCCACCAGTGCATCGGGCAGGCGTTCGGCGGAAGGATCGTCCACGCCCGGACGCTCATGCACGGGAAGACCTCCCAGGTCCGGCACAACGGCAAGGGGGTCTTCTCGATGATCGAGAACCCGATGACCGCCACGCGGTACCATTCCCTCGCCGTGGAGCGAGGGACCCTACCGAAGGAACTGGAAGTCTGCGCCGAGGCCGAGGACGGCGAGGTGATGGGCGTGCGCCACCAGGAAAAACCGGTCTTCGGCGTGCAGTTCCATCCGGAGTCGATCCTGACCCAGTCGGGGATGCGGCTCCTCGAGAATTTCCTGTCGCTCATCGATCCCTCCCAGCCGGTCCTGCGGGAGTACGGAAACATCCGGGAGGCGATCGCCGCCGTGTCGGGGCGAAAGAACCTTTCGGCGGACGGAATGCGCGACGCGATGCGGATGATCATGGGGGGAGAGGCATCCCCCGCACAAATCGCCTCGTTCCTCTCCTGTCTCTCCATGAAGGGCGAGACGATCACGGAGATCGCCGCGGCGGCCGAGGTGATGCGGCAGAAGGCGATCCGCATCGTCCCGCCGGTGGGGAAAGAAGTCATCGACACGTGCGGGACGGGAGGGGACCGTGCCGGGACGTTCAACATTTCCACCACCGTGGCGTTCGTCGCCGCCGGCGCCGGCATCGCCGTGGCCAAGCACGGGAACCGGTCCGTGACCAGCCG is drawn from bacterium and contains these coding sequences:
- a CDS encoding SPOR domain-containing protein, whose protein sequence is MRSLRHKLGFRRGDPDRHSFAFFVVGSLVVIAVAFFLGFQLGRYVEKGAGKGTGGRIGGQGPAGENGARVPTTEEIRKDMSAFSEEAVKVPAVPPPVAMPPTAGDDLKKTESEATYPESLSRKDPSPEPMGKKKGSPPLAAASVGAKFMLQAGAMKNSETAEALRKRLDRGGYKAKVIHATTRKTGAVYRVRVGPFGSREEALKAMKAIRSKMKIEVILLKG
- the trpE gene encoding anthranilate synthase component I; protein product: MIVPDKKQFLLQASAGTMVPVYREFRADLETPVSAYLKISARFPTDHFLLESVEGGEKWARYSFIGFDPHIRFRADAQGITVWQGGGSRSVPAAGDPLDALAGILKEIRYRPAPGLPRLSGGAVGYIGYDYVRYLEKVGGDKPLTDAPDAMFLFPSRLVIFDNVRHTVLIVAHGSVQPGEDPGLAYERALEAIEEVRGILRVPVGGSEVPEGDDNEEKPAFEMSRESFLDAVRKAKEHIRNGDIIQAVLSNRATVRTRRTPAEVYRVLRALNPSPYMYLLRIGDLSVVGSSPEILVRLEGDEIQLRPIAGTRPRGATPAEDRRLETELLSDPKELAEHVMLVDLGRNDVGRVAAWGSVKADELMGIERYSHVMHIVSNVVGKLREGLTAFDVLRAAFPAGTVSGAPKVRAMQIISELEPFRRGIYAGAVGYFDLQGSMDFCIAIRTIVMTGEEAMIQAGAGIVADSDPAREWDEILNKAKILFRAVGVSPEKLEAP
- a CDS encoding bifunctional anthranilate synthase component II/anthranilate phosphoribosyltransferase, whose product is MIAVIDNYDSFTWNLVQYISELGGEVEVFRNDAITVKELLLRNPAGLVISPGPGGPDEAGISLDAIRAFEDRIPILGVCLGHQCIGQAFGGRIVHARTLMHGKTSQVRHNGKGVFSMIENPMTATRYHSLAVERGTLPKELEVCAEAEDGEVMGVRHQEKPVFGVQFHPESILTQSGMRLLENFLSLIDPSQPVLREYGNIREAIAAVSGRKNLSADGMRDAMRMIMGGEASPAQIASFLSCLSMKGETITEIAAAAEVMRQKAIRIVPPVGKEVIDTCGTGGDRAGTFNISTTVAFVAAGAGIAVAKHGNRSVTSRSGSADVLEALGMDLAAEPARVQRALDEAGITFMFAPRFHSAMKYAIGPRREIAIRTIFNILGPISNPAGVRRQVVGVFSEELGDTYAKVLAETGHVHAFVVHGTDGLDEVSLAAPTIVWEVREGNVKRFLFDPRQLGFDYVPLGALRGGDSAANAKILTGVLSGDAGPARQAVIVNAAFAVVAGGKAEDLKEGVRTATRSIDSGASLERLRGFLDILGKREAR